The genomic DNA TTACACCAAATACCAGACGTACAGGCTGTTCTGAACCTTTTTCTTCCAGAACGGATAACATGGACAAGAATGGTGCAATACCTGTACCGCCTGCCAGCATCACGACAGGGCGTGCAACATTACGTAAGTAGAAGCTACCGAAAGGACCGGTAAAATTCATCTTGTCGCCCACTTTAGCCGTTTGGCTCAGGAAGCTGCTCATTTTGCCATTCGGGACATTACGAACAACGAAACCGGTTTTACGGTCACCCGGTTTAGAGCTGAAAGAGTAAGAGCGGGTTTCAGATGTACCAGGAATACCGACATTGACATATTGGCCTGCCAGGAAATTAATTTCTGGCTCAGCAGCGTCAAGTTCGATTTCAAAAGTAATCGTTGATTCAGACAGGTTCTCAACAGAAGTTAGAGTACCTTGATAAGTATGAATTTGAGTTTTACAAACATCAGAAGTTGCCTGAATCTGGAATACAGCATCAGAAGTCGGGTGGCACTGGCAAGCCAGTACATAGCCTTCAGCCGCTTCTTCAGGTGTTAAAGCATCTTCGATATAAGTTTCTTCCGGCATATCATAAGTGCCTGATTCACAAAATGCACGACACGTACCACATGCACCATCACGGCAATCTAGCGGAATATTGATCTTT from Acinetobacter sp. CS-2 includes the following:
- the benC gene encoding benzoate 1,2-dioxygenase electron transfer component BenC translates to MSNHNVALQFEDGVTRFITVVDGETLSDAAYRQKINIPLDCRDGACGTCRAFCESGTYDMPEETYIEDALTPEEAAEGYVLACQCHPTSDAVFQIQATSDVCKTQIHTYQGTLTSVENLSESTITFEIELDAAEPEINFLAGQYVNVGIPGTSETRSYSFSSKPGDRKTGFVVRNVPNGKMSSFLSQTAKVGDKMNFTGPFGSFYLRNVARPVVMLAGGTGIAPFLSMLSVLEEKGSEQPVRLVFGVTNDFDLVALERLNELQAKLPWFEYRTVVANPESAHERKGYVTGHIDNEWLNGGDVDIYLCGPVLMVEAVRGWLEAEGVKPANFLFEKFSAN